A single genomic interval of Apis cerana isolate GH-2021 linkage group LG2, AcerK_1.0, whole genome shotgun sequence harbors:
- the LOC107995379 gene encoding toll-like receptor 7: MTAKYVFMTLINAAFLCLASTILSESAGTSCKWLSEGGNDTRSADCTLRVLDPGAITGLVASLDGALKLRIRCSDVHHFESSFNAQSWQRLTSLHELHVHGCKVLRIPEGAFQPLLELKKLTVQTFNSVWGASRFLELAPDSFLGLRELHTLEIVESNVQALPVNSLCSLDNLQTLNLTENRLRDINDIGLNRRDSDDGNGESSCRADIRILDLSRNEITRLQENSPLLDLRQLQELHLQRNAIVEIAGDALTGLTVLRTFNASYNSLDSLPEGLFASTRDLREIHLAYNGLRDLPKGIFTRLEQLLVLNLAGNRLGSDRVDETTFLGLIRLIVLNLSYNMLTHIDARMFKDLFFLQILDLRNNSIDRIESNAFLPLYNLHTLELSDNKLHTVGAQLFNGLFVLNRLTLSGNAIASIDPLAFRNCSDLKELDLSGNELTSVPDALRDLALLKTLDLGENRISNFYNGSFRNLDQLTGLRLIGNDIGNLSRGMLWDLPNLQILNLARNKVQHVERYAFERNMRLEAIRLDGNFLSDINGVFTSIASLLLLNLSENHIEWFDYAFIPGNLKWLDIHGNFIESLGNYYKIRDSKVKTLDASHNRITELSQLSVPDSVELLFINNNYINLVRPNTFTDKVNLTRVDMYANMIETMELTSLLLTKVAEDRPLPEFYIGGNPFNCNCSMDWLPGINNQTSTREYPRIMDLDNVMCRTSGPRGVAIVSASTARSEQFLCRYEAHCFALCHCCDFDACDCEMTCPAGCKCYNDRTWNTNAVDCSGLGVEEIPRRIPMDATEVYLDGNVLRELQNHVFIGRKNMRVLYVNGSGIESIQNRTFNGLNNLQILHLEDNRIRELKGFEFERLSHLRELYLQNNLIGFIGNLTFLPLRSLEILRLSGNRLVTFPVWQVTLNARLVELSLGSNPWSCRCKFLQELSSWVSDNAHKVVDASDVWCYYGGDARPAYRRRLNVNETVCSDYFSQGGVIESIMVSDYLPLVAATFSGVLVLLVIIVLAFIFRESVGAWAYSKYGLRFLRAKPGKSSGTAAMASAAPMPACCDSDRERLYDCYVCYSPNDEDFVLHSLAVELEHGTAGLRLCLHHRDLPCVLRASTPAPVVLEAVHASRRVLIVLTRNFLLTEWSRFEFRAALHEALRGRTAQLIIVQAENAYPEVELDRELRPYLRTAAAILTWNEKRFWERLRYAIPSTSTMGDISIESKSSPLVYKRNINTYTLDGVGSEKTSMSTLRGQERQRSLFKDSSPTTALMLQHAPPAYSCGTVSVPQQQLPPSSPQPRLTVNHAYRDAVTVPGNNLIATNTTVSSGSSEDHRRPLSEHIYSSIDSDYSTLERTAWRQQQPPPPPPPPSSGQAYLV; encoded by the coding sequence ATGACAGCGAAGTATGTTTTTATGACGCTGATCAACGCAGCTTTTCTTTGCCTTGCATCAACGATACTCTCGGAATCGGCTGGAACCTCTTGCAAGTGGTTGTCGGAGGGTGGTAACGACACACGTTCCGCGGACTGCACTCTTCGAGTATTAGATCCTGGTGCGATTACTGGTCTAGTCGCGTCACTCGACGGCGCTCTCAAATTACGGATACGGTGCAGCGACGTCCATCACTTCGAAAGCAGCTTCAACGCACAAAGTTGGCAACGTTTGACTAGTTTACACGAGCTGCACGTGCACGGTTGTAAAGTATTGCGAATACCCGAAGGTGCTTTCCAACCGCTTTTAGAACTGAAGAAACTGACTGTACAAACTTTTAACTCTGTATGGGGTGCAAGCCGTTTTCTTGAACTCGCTCCGGACTCTTTCCTCGGTCTACGGGAATTGCATACGTTAGAAATTGTGGAAAGTAATGTGCAAGCGTTACCAGTGAACTCGCTTTGCTCCTTGGATAATCTACAAACGTTAAATTTAACAGAGAATCGTTTACGCGATATAAACGACATTGGGTTGAATCGACGTGACTCGGATGACGGAAACGGTGAGTCATCGTGCCGCGCGGACATTCGAATTTTAGATTTGTCGCGAAATGAGATTACGCGTTTACAAGAGAACAGCCCGTTGCTCGATCTTCGCCAACTTCAAGAGCTACACCTGCAACGGAACGCGATCGTTGAAATAGCCGGTGACGCGCTCACCGGGCTTACAGTGTTGCGTACTTTTAACGCCAGTTATAATTCTCTGGACTCGTTGCCCGAAGGATTGTTCGCCAGTACAAGGGATCTTCGCGAGATACACCTGGCGTACAACGGGCTCCGCGACCTGCCCAAGGGTATATTCACCCGTCTGGAGCAGCTGCTGGTACTCAATCTCGCTGGTAATCGGCTCGGCAGCGATCGAGTGGACGAGACCACGTTTCTCGGGCTAATACGACTGATCGTTCTCAACCTGTCTTACAACATGCTAACGCACATCGACGCTCGTATGTTCAAagatcttttcttccttcaaaTTCTCGATCTTAGGAACAACTCGATCGATCGGATCGAGAGTAACGCCTTTTTGCCTCTCTACAATCTACACACCCTCGAGCTGTCCGATAATAAGCTTCACACCGTGGGAGCGCAACTATTCAACGGTCTGTTCGTTCTGAATCGACTCACGTTGTCCGGCAACGCGATCGCGAGCATCGACCCGCTCGCGTTTCGCAACTGTTCCGACCTGAAGGAACTGGATCTGAGCGGTAACGAGCTTACGTCCGTGCCCGACGCGCTACGCGATCTCGCTCTTCTGAAAACTCTCGACCTAGGCGAGAACCGGATcagcaatttttataatggctCGTTCCGTAATCTCGATCAACTTACAGGATTGCGGTTGATCGGCAACGACATTGGGAATCTGTCGCGCGGTATGCTGTGGGATCTACCGAATCTGCAGATTTTAAATTTGGCTAGGAACAAGGTTCAACACGTTGAGAGGTACGCGTTCGAACGGAACATGAGATTGGAGGCGATCAGGCTCGACGGCAACTTCCTCTCGGATATTAACGGCGTTTTCACCAGCATTGCCAGTTTATTACTATTGAACCTGTCGGAGAATCACATCGAGTGGTTCGACTACGCGTTCATACCGGGAAATTTGAAATGGCTGGATATACACGGAAATTTCATCGAGAGTTTAGGAAATTATTACAAGATTCGCGACTCGAAGGTAAAGACATTGGACGCCAGTCACAATCGTATCACGGAACTGTCCCAACTGTCCGTGCCGGACAGCGTCGAGTTGCTGTTCATAAACAACAATTACATCAATCTGGTACGACCTAACACGTTCACGGACAAGGTGAACCTGACCAGGGTCGACATGTACGCGAACATGATCGAAACGATGGAACTGACGTCGTTGCTGCTGACCAAGGTAGCAGAGGACCGACCCCTGCCAGAATTCTACATCGGTGGTAATCCCTTCAACTGCAACTGCTCGATGGATTGGCTGCCAGGAATCAACAATCAGACCTCGACCAGGGAATATCCACGGATCATGGACCTGGACAATGTGATGTGTCGCACATCCGGACCACGTGGCGTAGCTATCGTGTCCGCCTCGACGGCGAGGTCCGAGCAATTTCTCTGCCGATACGAGGCCCATTGTTTCGCCCTATGCCATTGTTGCGATTTCGACGCTTGCGACTGCGAGATGACCTGTCCAGCGGGTTGCAAGTGCTACAACGATCGCACGTGGAACACGAACGCAGTGGACTGTTCCGGATTGGGCGTCGAGGAGATACCACGTCGAATCCCGATGGACGCGACCGAGGTTTACTTGGATGGTAACGTGTTACGCGAGTTGCAGAACCACGTCTTCATCGGACGGAAGAATATGAGGGTGTTGTACGTGAACGGAAGCGGTATAGAATCGATCCAGAATCGTACGTTCAACGGGTTGAACAATCTTCAGATCCTACACCTCGAGGACAATCGGATACGAGAGTTGAAGGGCTTCGAGTTCGAACGGCTGTCCCACCTGCGCGAACTCTACCTCCAGAACAATCTGATCGGATTCATCGGTAACCTGACCTTCCTCCCGTTACGTTCCCTCGAAATATTAAGGCTGAGCGGGAATCGATTGGTGACTTTTCCGGTCTGGCAGGTCACCCTGAACGCTCGTCTGGTCGAGCTGTCTCTCGGTAGTAACCCGTGGTCCTGCCGTTGCAAGTTCTTGCAAGAACTGTCCTCGTGGGTGTCGGACAACGCGCACAAAGTGGTGGACGCGAGCGACGTTTGGTGCTACTACGGGGGTGACGCGAGGCCGGCTTACAGGCGGCGATTGAACGTGAACGAGACGGTCTGTTCCGATTACTTCTCTCAGGGTGGCGTGATAGAAAGCATCATGGTATCCGATTACTTGCCACTGGTGGCCGCCACGTTCTCGGGAGTGCTCGTCCTCCTCGTGATCATCGTTCTTGCGTTCATATTCCGCGAGTCGGTCGGCGCCTGGGCATACTCCAAGTACGGGTTACGATTTTTGCGCGCAAAGCCGGGCAAATCGAGCGGAACCGCGGCCATGGCATCCGCTGCCCCGATGCCCGCCTGCTGCGACTCCGACCGCGAACGTCTCTACGACTGTTACGTTTGTTACAGCCCCAACGACGAGGATTTCGTGCTGCACTCGTTGGCCGTGGAACTCGAACACGGCACAGCCGGCCTCAGGCTGTGTCTGCATCATCGCGACCTGCCCTGCGTACTCCGTGCTTCCACCCCGGCACCGGTCGTCCTCGAGGCGGTGCACGCGTCGCGCCGCGTGCTAATCGTCCTCACTCGTAACTTCCTCCTCACCGAATGGTCCCGATTCGAGTTCCGCGCCGCGCTCCACGAAGCCCTCCGCGGCCGGACCGCGCAATTGATCATCGTCCAGGCGGAGAACGCGTATCCGGAAGTGGAACTGGACCGCGAGCTACGCCCGTACCTTCGTACCGCGGCCGCGATCCTCACGTGGAACGAGAAGAGGTTCTGGGAACGTCTTCGGTACGCGATACCATCGACGAGCACGATGGGCGATATATCGATCGAGAGTAAATCATCCCCGCTCGTCTACAAGCGTAACATCAATACGTACACGTTGGACGGTGTCGGTAGCGAGAAGACGAGCATGTCGACGTTACGCGGCCAAGAACGACAACGTTCCCTGTTCAAAGACTCGTCCCCGACCACCGCATTAATGTTGCAACACGCGCCGCCCGCCTATTCCTGCGGCACGGTCTCCGTGCCGCAACAACAACTGCCACCTTCGTCCCCGCAACCCAGGCTGACCGTCAATCACGCCTACCGAGATGCGGTTACCGTGCCAGGTAACAATCTCATCGCCACGAACACGACGGTCAGCAGCGGCAGCAGCGAGGATCACAGAAGACCGCTGTCCGAGCACATATACTCGTCCATCGACTCGGATTATTCGACGCTGGAGAGAACCGCCTGGAGACAACAGCAACCCCCGCCTCCGCCCCCACCGCCATCCTCCGGCCAGGCCTATCTCGTCTAG
- the LOC107995384 gene encoding sialomucin core protein 24, with amino-acid sequence MKLVHIICILLVTTINCIASNNASTTEEDFNKPTNQQTMPVVNDTVPTTNSPNSITTVNTTTNNTKDTVDSVTIATNIFTTTTTTPTIISNKTINDNTTVTPLISQSTLKPTTSTENITITEKSTNIIPTTNSSIVSSTPVITTVPVSTKVAPSYKERHFDGLSFLGGIILATGLMAIGALSWKFYRTLNEQNYRTL; translated from the exons atgaaattagtgCATATAATCTGCATTTTATTGGTTACGACAATCAACTGCATTGCGAGTAACAATG CTAGTACTACAGAAGAAGATTTCAATAAACCTACCAATCAGCAGACAATGCCTGTAGTTAATGATACTGTTCCTACTACAAATTCCCCGAATTCTATTACAACAGTTAATACTACTACTAACAATACTAAGGATACTGTTGATTCTGTCACTATtgctacaaatatttttactactactactactactccTACTATTATCAGTAACAAaactataaatgataatactaCTGTGACTCCACTAATATCTCAATCTACCTTAAAACCTACAACATCTACtgaaaatataactattaccGAAAAGTCTACAAATATTATACCTACTACAAATTCATCCATCGTTTCATCAACTCCTGTAATTACTACAGTTCCAGTATCAACAAAAGTTGCACCATCTTATAAAGAACGACATTTTGATGGTCTTAGCTTCTTAG GTGGCATCATTTTAGCTACAGGTTTAATGGCAATTGGTGCTCTctcttggaaattttatagaacACTGAACGAACAAAATTACCGTACGCTATGA
- the LOC107995377 gene encoding uncharacterized protein LOC107995377, with protein sequence MREHALLLTKGRDSAPVESWTHFLKDYYKFVKHHLNENYLPKNITRFPGVDELKEFAEKKFFEFFKLEPTCAVYAPGTLTIAGKCMGIAESKSVSMHVHTYTRARTHICLRLSSLEIKQAIQLVTLIVGKYYQYKRCRIISYLDKTKVEKVEMGLKENDLYIAAEERLWIRYLKGALRTFKEKYSYIPGFQMVIASNLPSNYDLGKNAALIVAMYMFLETVAHTYTVNILEKALMCHLAEKLAINYPYKARISDVLISVLGKEDKIFITDAQSLHFDQYNWNNIDVELILIELNVERNKSSEWHISKTQYEEIMTVINTQSRWRTHPIGMSMIKYLFPEKTTKMIYDAIDKDKRITKIAYAIQNEQWEKLGRILSNGLIYYITCFPLCSINIVIIDVSKYILHRLLKHYMKHRYNVVI encoded by the exons ATGAGGGAGCATGCTCTCTTATTGACAAAGGGCAGGGACTCCGCCCCTGTCGAGAGTTGGACTCAC TTTTTGAAGGATTACTACAAATTCGTGAAACatcatttaaatgaaaattatttgcccAAAAATATCACGAGATTTCCCGGTGTGGacgaattaaaagaattcgcggaaaaaaaattttttgaatttttcaagctAGAGCCTACCTGTGCGGTGTACGCGCCCGGAACTCTCACCATAGCTGGCAAGTGTATGGGTATCGCTGAAAGTAAATCAGTGTCAATG cacgtacacacatacacgcgcgcgcgcacacacattTGTCTCCGTTTATCTTCCCTTGAAATAAAACAGGCCATTCAACTTGTCACGTTGATAGTTGGTAAATACTATCAGTACAAACGATGTCGGATTATATCTTACTTGGACAAAACTAAGGTGGAAAAGGTGGAAATGGGCTTGAAGGAAAACGATCTTTACATAGCAGCCGAAGAAAGATTGTGGATACGTTATTTAAAAGGAGCGTTGCGAACTTTCAAGGAAAAGTATT CGTACATTCCTGGTTTTCAAATGGTAATCGCCTCCAACTTGCCTTCAAATTATGATCTTGGGAAAAATGCAGCCTTAATCGTTGCTATGTACATGTTTCTTGAAACAGTAGCACATACTTATacagtaaatattttagaaaaagcgTTAATGTGTCATTTGGCGGAAAAATTAGCGATAAACTATCCTTACAAAGCTCGAATCTCCGATGTCTTGATTTCTGTTCTTGGAAAAGAGGACAAAATTTTCATCACCGATGCACAATCTCTTCATTTTGATCAATACAACTGGAACAATATCGATGTTGAATTGATTCTCATAGAATTAAatgttgaaagaaataaatcatcgGAATGGCATATAAGTAAGACACAATATGAAGAAATCATGACAGTGATAAACACGCAATCCCGATGGCGTACACATCCAATTGGCATgtcaatgataaaatatttatttccggAAAAAACGACAAAAATGATTTACGATGCGATTGATAAGgataaaagaataacaaaaatagcTTACGCAATTCAAAATGAACAGTGGGAAAAACTGGGTAGGATATTATCAAATggtttgatatattatataacttgtTTTCCATTGTGtagtattaatattgtaataattgatGTAAGCAAGTATATTTTACATAGATTGTTAAAACATTACATGAAACATAGATACAATGTTGTTATTTAG